One region of Cucurbita pepo subsp. pepo cultivar mu-cu-16 chromosome LG03, ASM280686v2, whole genome shotgun sequence genomic DNA includes:
- the LOC111789818 gene encoding homeobox-leucine zipper protein HAT5-like, whose protein sequence is MESGRFLFNPPPCGGNMLYLGGAGSDPVLRGGRTMISMTMHESPKGRPFFRSPDDLYDDEYYDEFYPEKKRRLTHDQVQMLEKSFDEENKLEPERKSQLAKKLGLQPRQVAVWFQNRRARWKTKQLERDYDVLKASYDLLLSNYDSVIKENADLKSQVTSLTEKFLAKELDGGGEAPIPCVTSEPLLADIGHVSAPHSSRKAEDRLSSGSDGSTVIDDNCRQLIDCCDSYFPSNEYLQCAPLPNGLQMEHDDSNNNSNYLFSDMFAVTGQQNQEGMGGPPAWWTWP, encoded by the exons ATGGAATCTGGGCGGTTCTTGTTTAATCCGCCGCCTTGCGGTGGCAACATGCTTTACCTTGGCGGAGCCGGTAGCGATCCTGTTCTGCGAG GAGGAAGAACAATGATTAGTATGACTATGCATGAGAGTCCAAAGGGGAGGCCATTTTTTCGATCACCGGACGATCTTTACGATGATGAATATTACGACGAGTTCTACCCTGAGAAGAAGCGTCGTCTCACCCATGATCAG GTTCAAATGTTGGAGAAGAGCTTTGATGAAGAGAACAAACTGGAGCCAGAGAGGAAGTCCCAACTGGCCAAGAAGTTGGGGCTGCAACCAAGGCAGGTGGCTGTGTGGTTCCAGAATCGTCGTGCTCGATGGAAGACAAAGCAGCTCGAAAGGGACTATGATGTTCTTAAAGCTTCATATGATTTGCTTCTGTCTAACTATGACTCAGTTATCAAAGAGAATGCAGATCTTAAATCTCAG GTGACTTCCTTAACTGAGAAATTTCTGGCTAAAGAGCTGGATGGAGGAGGAGAAGCACCAATTCCATGTGTGACATCAGAGCCTCTTCTAGCAGACATTGGCCATGTCTCCGCCCCACACTCCAGCAGAAAGGCTGAAGATCGTCTCAGTTCAGGGAGCGATGGCAGTACGGTGATCGACGATAATTGTCGACAACTCATTGATTGCTGTGATTCTTACTTCCCCAGCAACGAGTATCTGCAATGTGCACCTCTGCCTAATGGGTTGCAAATGGAACATGATGATAGCAATAACAATAGCAACTACTTGTTCTCAGACATGTTTGCAGTAACAGGCCAACAAAATCAGGAGGGAATGGGAGGGCCTCCTGCTTGGTGGACATGGCCTTAG
- the LOC111791758 gene encoding uncharacterized protein LOC111791758 — protein sequence MAENRLVSFSLLFLAAAAAVVLCNGQAHGSDICDKADYARLCRFAVKGSNDPRVALKNTIEVLMSQTESAKASSQRLGNSQFIAVCTENFDSAIDDLVRSLQYLESNDKASLQSSLTGSLSFYVTCKDTLAEGGDGVMKLASNLLIKDDMLQRMGANSLYLASLLR from the coding sequence ATGGCTGAAAACCGCTTGGTTTCTTTCTCACTCCTATTTcttgccgccgccgccgccgtcgtcTTATGCAACGGCCAAGCTCACGGATCCGACATCTGCGACAAAGCCGACTACGCGCGCCTCTGTCGGTTCGCAGTGAAAGGGTCGAACGACCCAAGAGTTGCCCTTAAGAACACCATCGAAGTGCTCATGTCTCAAACCGAAAGCGCCAAAGCGTCGAGTCAGAGGCTGGGGAACTCGCAGTTCATAGCGGTGTGCACCGAGAACTTTGACTCCGCCATCGACGACCTGGTGAGAAGCCTCCAGTATTTGGAGAGCAATGACAAGGCGAGCCTTCAGTCCAGCCTGACGGGGTCGCTGTCTTTCTATGTGACGTGCAAAGATACGTTGGCGGAAGGGGGAGATGGGGTCATGAAGTTGGCTTCAAATCTGTTGATAAAAGATGATATGCTGCAACGTATGGGTGCCAATTCTTTGTATTTGGCTTCTTTGTTGAGATGA
- the LOC111791451 gene encoding bidirectional sugar transporter SWEET5-like: MVSADLARFIVGVIGNVISFGLFLSPLPTFYQIIKKKSVEEFKPDPYIATVLNCMFWVFYGMPFVHPDSMLVITINSVGLVLEMIYLTIFFIFADYRGRTKVCISILIELIFVSIVIHITTLALHGTKNRSLLVGIVCDIFNVLMYVSPLTIMKKVIQTRSVKYMPFTLSLANFFNGCIWTSYALIKFDIYILICNSIGVVSGLLQLFIYAYYSMTGSKEEEIIEKEPTKEPTKEPTKLQLSVVEGPCKV, translated from the exons ATGGTTAGTGCTGACCTTGCTCGGTTTATCGTCGGTGTTATTG GCAATGTCATCTCGTTCGGTTTGTTTCTCTCGCCATT ACCAACGTTTTACCaaataattaagaagaaatCAGTGGAGGAGTTCAAGCCAGATCCTTATATTGCAACGGTGCTGAATTGTATGTTCTGGGTGTTCTATGGCATGCCATTTGTTCATCCGGACAGCATGTTGGTCATCACTATTAACTCCGTTGGGCTTGTTTTGGAGATGATTTACTTGaccatcttcttcatttttgctGACTATAGAGGCCGT ACGAAAGTATGCATATCCATACTGATCGAGCTCATATTCGTTTCGATTGTCATTCACATAACCACACTTGCATTGCATGGAACAAAGAATCGATCGTTGTTAGTCGGAATCGTTTGTGACATTTTCAACGTCCTCATGTATGTCTCTCCTCTAACCATCATG AAAAAGGTGATACAAACTAGGAGTGTAAAGTACATGCCGTTCACTCTTTCATTGGCGAACTTCTTCAATGGTTGCATCTGGACATCGTATGCTCTCATCAAATTCGATATCTACATATTG ATTTGCAATAGTATTGGAGTAGTTTCGGGTCTTCTACAACTATTTATATATGCATATTACTCCATGACGGGttcaaaagaggaagaaattatagagAAAGAACCAACTAAAGAACCAACTAAAGAACCGACCAAGCTCCAACTGTCGGTGGTAGAAGGACCATGCAAGGTctaa
- the LOC111790047 gene encoding bidirectional sugar transporter SWEET7b-like, producing the protein MVSATVAHNILAILGNLITFALFFSPLPDFYKIIITKSVEGFHPHPYLANLLISMLWVFYRMPFIHPDHILVVPVNVTGFLLQLVYLAIFFYFADNKPRKKLGIWVVMELMFMAIIVAITMLLLQQTKTRSLMMGVICNTFNMGIYISSLTGVMEMIRTKSVKHMSLAVSFTSFLNACVWTAYAILKHDIYMLINNGVGVISGLLQVITYGYYCVNWSKNIPVEGADTVY; encoded by the exons ATGGTGAGTGCCACTGTTGCTCACAATATCCTTGCCATCCTCGGTAATCTCATCACCTTCGCcctcttcttctctccacT GCCAGACTTTTACAAAATCATAATCACCAAGTCGGTGGAGGGCTTCCACCCACATCCTTACCTTGCAAATCTTCTAATCTCTATGCTTTGGGTGTTCTATAGAATGCCCTTCATTCACCCTGACCACATTTTGGTTGTCCCTGTTAATGTTACTGGCTTCCTTCTTCAACTTGTTTACTTAGCcatcttcttctattttgccGATAACAAACCAcgg AAGAAATTGGGTATTTGGGTTGTGATGGAGCTCATGTTTATGGCCATCATTGTTGCTATTACAATGCTACTCTTGCAACAAACCAAAACTAGATCGCTGATGATGGGAGTTATTTGTAATACTTTCAATATGGGGATCTACATTTCCTCCCTCACCGGCGTG ATGGAGATGATAAGAACAAAGAGTGTGAAGCATATGTCCTTGGCTGTTTCATTCACAAGCTTCCTCAATGCGTGTGTGTGGACAGCTTATGCCATTCTCAAACATGACATCTACATGCTG ATAAACAATGGTGTTGGAGTGATTTCAGGTCTTCTCCAAGTCATTACATATGGTTACTACTGCGTTAATTGGTCCAAAAACATACCCGTGGAAGGAGCAGATACAGTTTATTGA